The genomic region CAATCGCGACGACCGGTACTTCACCGATACCTACCAGGCCATGCCCCTGCACGGCTACACGCGTATGTTTGAAAAGATGTTGGATCACCCCAACATCAAGATCATGCTGAACACGGATTATCACGAGGTCATTGACTTCATTCCGTTCAAGGAAATGATTTTCACCGGCCCGGTAGACGAGTATTTCGACTATAAGTTTGGCAAGCTGCCCTACCGCTCGCTGGAGTTCAAGCACGAGACCTTGAGCAAGGAAAAACATTTGGCCGCGCCCGTAGTGAACTACCCTAACGACAACCTCTACACGCGCATCACCGAGTTCAAGGCCCTCACCGGCCAAGAGCACCCCAAAACGGCTCTTGTGTATGAGTACCCACAAGCTGAGGGTGACCCATACTACCCCATTCCGATGGCCGAAAATGCAGAGCTGTACAACAAGTACAAGAAGCTGGCTGAGGAAACGCCCAACGTGCACTTCGTGGGTCGCTTGGCTACCTACAAGTACTACAACATGGACCAAGTAGTGGCCCAGGCCCTCACGCTGTACAAGAAGCTGACAGAAAAATCAGACGAGGCAATCAAGAAGCCTGCTATTTCGGGTTCTGCCTCGCTGGTTGAAAAACTGGTGTCCCGCGACCCGGCTAAGCCGAAAGCGTAAGGTAGTTTTTGGTTGGTTGTTTTTAGTTTTTGTCAGAAGGCGACAATTGCAAGAGCCAAAAACCAAAAACAACCAACCAAAACAAAGCTGACACCTTTTCAGCAAACTAAAACCCCGCACACTCTTTGAAGTGTCGGGGTTTTAGCGTTTTGAGGAACAGGGCCGCGCTCGGTCGGGTTTTACTCGAAAATCTGTAAATTTGAGGTGCGCCCCGGCGTTTCATTTTCTATACTACCAGCATGTTTGACTTTCTAGGGAAGACCGTCGCCAAGCTTTTCGGTACCAAATCGGACCGGGACTTGAAGGAGATTATCCCATACGTGGCACTCGTGAACGACGAGTATGCCAAACTGGCACCGCTCTCCGACGACCAGCTGCGCCAACGCACCAATGAAGTGCGCGCTACAATTAATGAGCGCCTGAGCGCCATTGATGGCCAACTGGGCAGCTTGCACCAGCGCATCGCCGACGAGCCCAACCTAGACGCTGCGCAGAAGGAAGTTATCTTCGACCAGATTGACGAGCTGGAAAAGCGGCGCAATAAGGAGCTGGAAGTAGTGCTGCTAGAGGTCCTTCCTCAGGCGTTTGCCATAGTGAAGGAAACCGCCCGCCGCTACAAGGAAAATGGCCAGTTGGTGGTAACCGCTACTGACTTCGACCGCGAAATTGCTCAGCGCAAAAAGAACGTTACTATTTCGGGTGACAAGGCTACCTGGGCGAACAAGTGGATGGCGGCTGGTGCCGAAATCACCTGGGACATGGTGCACTACGATGTGCAGCTGATTGGCGGCGTAGTGCTGCACCAGGGCAAAATTGCCGAAATGGCTACTGGTGAAGGCAAAACGTTGGTATCGACCCTACCCTCGTTCCTAAATGCGCTAGCCAAGCGCGGCGTGCATTTGGTAACCGTGAACGACTACCTGGCCAAGCGTGACTCCGAGTGGAACGCGCCGCTATTTGAGTTCCACGGTATCACAGTGGATTGCATCGATAAGCACCAGCCCAACACCGATGCCCGCCGGCAAGCCTACCTAGCCGACATCACCTACGGCACCAACAACGAGTTCGGCTTCGACTACCTGCGCGACAACATGGCCCGCGACCCGCAAGAACTGGTGCAACGCAAGCACCACTTTGCGATTGTGGACGAAGTGGACTCCGTATTGATTGATGATGCTCGTACGCCGCTCATCATCTCCGGCCCTGTGCCGCGCGGCGATGTGCACGAGTTCTACCAATTAAAACCCCGCATTCAGATGTTGGTGGATGCCCAGCGCAAGCTGGTGCAGAACTACCTGGTGCAGGCCCGCAAGCTCATCAAGGAAGGCAATACGGGTTCCGAGGAAAACGAGGGCGGCCTGATGCTGTTCCGGGCCCACCGTGGCCTACCTAAGAGCAAGCCGCTTATCAAGTTCTTGTCGGAAACCGGCATGCGCGCCGTGATGCAGAAGACGGAGAACTTCTACTTGCAAGACAACGCTCGCCAGATGCCCAAAGCCGACGAGCCGCTGTATTTCACTATCGACGAGAAGAACAACCAGATTGAGCTAACCGAAAAAGGCATCGACCTGATTACGGCTCAAGGCGAAGATCCGCACCTGTTCATTATGCCCGATATCGGCTCTGAAATTGCCGCCATCGAACAGAACAAAACCCTAAACGACGAGGAAAAGCTGCACCAGAAAGACCAACTGATGCAGGATTACCAGGATAAGTCGGAGCGGGTGCACACCGTGAACCAACTGCTGAAAGCTTACACGCTGTTTGAACGCGACGACCAATACATCCTGACCGAAGATGGTAAGGTGAAAATTGTGGACGAGCAAACCGGCCGCGTGATGGAAGGCCGCCGCTACTCCGACGGCTTGCACCAGGCCATTGAGGCTAAGGAAAACGTGCGTGTAGAAGACGCTACGCAAACCTACGCTACTGTTACGCTCCAGAACTACTTCCGCATGTACCATAAACTGGGCGGCATGACGGGTACGGCCGAAACCGAAGCCGGCGAGTTCTGGGAGATTTACAAGCTCGACGTAGTGGTGATTCCGACCAACCGCGGTATTGCACGTCACGATGAGCACGACAAGGTATACAAGACGGTACGTGAGAAATACAACGCCGTAGCTGAGGAAATCCAGACGCTGGTGCAGGCTGGTCGCCCGGTGCTGGTAGGTACTACCTCTGTAGAAATTTCGGAGCTGGTGAGCCGTATGCTGAAGCTGCGCGGCATTCCGCACCAGGTATTGAACGCCAAGCAGAACCAGCGCGAAGCCGAGATTGTGGCTGCTGCAGGCAACCCCGGCACTGTGACTATTGCTACCAACATGGCCGGCCGTGGTACCGACATCAAGCTGCGCGGTACTGCCAAGGAATCGGGTGGTTTGGCCATCATCGGCACCGAGCGCCACGAGTCGCGGCGGGTAGACCGCCAGTTACGCGGTCGTGCCGGCCGTCAGGGCGACCCAGGTTCGTCGCAGTTTTTTGTGTCGCTGGAAGATAACCTGATGCGCCTGTTCGGCTCCGACCGCATTGCCAAACTCATGGACCGCATGGGCTTAGAAGAAGGCGAAGTGATTCAGCATTCCATGATTACTTCTTCCATTGAGCGTGCGCAGAAGAAGGTAGAAGAAAACAACTTCGGTACCCGCAAGCGCCTGCTGGAGTACGACGATGTGATGAACGCCCAGCGCGAAGTGGTATACAAGCGCCGCCGCAACGCTCTGTTCGGCGAGCGTCTGGAATTGGACATCTGGAATATGATTTACGACGTCTGCGACGACATCGTAACCGGTCACAAAGTTACCAACGATTACGAAGACTTCAAGCTGGCTATCATCCGCGTGTTCGGCTATGATACGCACCTCACGGCCCAGCAACTTAGCGGTATGCAAGCACCTCAGCTCACGCAAGCGCTCTACGACGAAGCACTAGGGTATTACCAGAGCAAGAACGATTTCATCGCGTCACACAACCTGCCGCTGGTCAACGACCTGATCGGCCAGAACGCGCCATTCGAGAATATTGCTATTCCCTTCACCGATGGCCGCAAGCAGGTAAACGCTGTTGCCAACCTGCGCCGCACCCAGGCTACCCAAGGCCACGAAATCATTCGGGGTATGGAGAAAGTAGTGGTACTGGCTGTAATCGACGACGCCTGGACCAAGCACCTGCGTGCCATGGACGACTTGAAGCAGGTAGTGCAAAATGCTGTGTACGAGCAGAAAGATCCGCTCCTAGTATATAAGTTCGAGTCGTTTGAGCTGTTCAAGCAGATGATTGGCAAGGTGAACGAAGAGACTGTGACCTTCCTATTCCATGCCGATGTACCCAACCAGCAAAATGGACAAGCTGAGGAGCCCGAGTTCTACATAGAAGACGAGTTGCCCGCGCCAGCACCCTCGCCCAAGCTCAAAGCACAGAAAGAAGTTTCTTCGGTTTCGTTGGGTGCCGGTCCAGAAGATATGGGGCCCGACGAGCCCGTAGTACTGGAAAAACAGCAACCCGTGCGGGCGCAGAAAATTGCGAATCGCAACGAGAAGGTGAGCGTCCAGTACATGGATGGCCGCATTGTGAGCGACGTGAAATATAAGACCGTAGAAGATGATCTGGCCAGCGGCCGGTGCGTATTAGTGGAGGAAGCATAAGCTGCTCTACCTACCCAAAAAGAGACGGTGGCAGTTGGATTTATTCCATCTGCCACTGTTTGTTTCCGGGAGGGCCAACGCCCCTGCTATTCTTTGCACAGTTATTGAGTATAGCCCGCTGCTAACCGAATATTAACCTGTTCGCCCTCATGGAAGTGACTACTACGCTTGCGCACCGTATCGACCATACGCTCCTCCGGCCCGACGCCACGCAGGCAGATATCGATAAGCTTTGCACCGAAGCAGCCCACTATGGGTTCGCCTCTGTTTGTGTGCCTC from Hymenobacter aerilatus harbors:
- the secA gene encoding preprotein translocase subunit SecA, coding for MFDFLGKTVAKLFGTKSDRDLKEIIPYVALVNDEYAKLAPLSDDQLRQRTNEVRATINERLSAIDGQLGSLHQRIADEPNLDAAQKEVIFDQIDELEKRRNKELEVVLLEVLPQAFAIVKETARRYKENGQLVVTATDFDREIAQRKKNVTISGDKATWANKWMAAGAEITWDMVHYDVQLIGGVVLHQGKIAEMATGEGKTLVSTLPSFLNALAKRGVHLVTVNDYLAKRDSEWNAPLFEFHGITVDCIDKHQPNTDARRQAYLADITYGTNNEFGFDYLRDNMARDPQELVQRKHHFAIVDEVDSVLIDDARTPLIISGPVPRGDVHEFYQLKPRIQMLVDAQRKLVQNYLVQARKLIKEGNTGSEENEGGLMLFRAHRGLPKSKPLIKFLSETGMRAVMQKTENFYLQDNARQMPKADEPLYFTIDEKNNQIELTEKGIDLITAQGEDPHLFIMPDIGSEIAAIEQNKTLNDEEKLHQKDQLMQDYQDKSERVHTVNQLLKAYTLFERDDQYILTEDGKVKIVDEQTGRVMEGRRYSDGLHQAIEAKENVRVEDATQTYATVTLQNYFRMYHKLGGMTGTAETEAGEFWEIYKLDVVVIPTNRGIARHDEHDKVYKTVREKYNAVAEEIQTLVQAGRPVLVGTTSVEISELVSRMLKLRGIPHQVLNAKQNQREAEIVAAAGNPGTVTIATNMAGRGTDIKLRGTAKESGGLAIIGTERHESRRVDRQLRGRAGRQGDPGSSQFFVSLEDNLMRLFGSDRIAKLMDRMGLEEGEVIQHSMITSSIERAQKKVEENNFGTRKRLLEYDDVMNAQREVVYKRRRNALFGERLELDIWNMIYDVCDDIVTGHKVTNDYEDFKLAIIRVFGYDTHLTAQQLSGMQAPQLTQALYDEALGYYQSKNDFIASHNLPLVNDLIGQNAPFENIAIPFTDGRKQVNAVANLRRTQATQGHEIIRGMEKVVVLAVIDDAWTKHLRAMDDLKQVVQNAVYEQKDPLLVYKFESFELFKQMIGKVNEETVTFLFHADVPNQQNGQAEEPEFYIEDELPAPAPSPKLKAQKEVSSVSLGAGPEDMGPDEPVVLEKQQPVRAQKIANRNEKVSVQYMDGRIVSDVKYKTVEDDLASGRCVLVEEA
- the glf gene encoding UDP-galactopyranose mutase translates to MFDYLIVGAGFAGSVLAERLATRSNKKVLIIDKRSHIGGNAYDHYNEEGILIHKYGPHIFHTNSKDVFDYLGNFTEWRPYEHRVLASVDGQFVPMPINLDTINKLYGLNLTSFQVEEFFASVAEPVATIKTSEDVVVSKVGRELYNKFFKNYTNKQWGLDPSQLDKSVTSRVPTRTNRDDRYFTDTYQAMPLHGYTRMFEKMLDHPNIKIMLNTDYHEVIDFIPFKEMIFTGPVDEYFDYKFGKLPYRSLEFKHETLSKEKHLAAPVVNYPNDNLYTRITEFKALTGQEHPKTALVYEYPQAEGDPYYPIPMAENAELYNKYKKLAEETPNVHFVGRLATYKYYNMDQVVAQALTLYKKLTEKSDEAIKKPAISGSASLVEKLVSRDPAKPKA